From Puntigrus tetrazona isolate hp1 chromosome 8, ASM1883169v1, whole genome shotgun sequence, the proteins below share one genomic window:
- the LOC122350517 gene encoding uncharacterized protein LOC122350517 isoform X2, with protein MSATHFTSTIMIRWIVLALTLNIISGRDDFTTNVGANCRDDITLHCNFDKNCRNYTSVTWYKIYNNRSDKSTTMKIKKKSENDIKTNKHPDSGSPDKNFSLFLREVSPADSGTYKCLIRARAGGMYCVNWVRLNITDCVSTASPIVFDFSTKIINESWANVSIPWPHLNEDSAFFILWGCVGLAVSKLVLSAVCIWVFRELSKFKRQQI; from the exons ATGAGCGCCACGCATTTCACCAGTACCATAATGATTCGCTGGATTGTGTTGG CGTTGACCCTTAATATAATATCTGGCAGAGATGATTTCACGACAAACGTCGGCGCAAATTGCAGAGATGACATAACTTTGCATTGTAATTTCGATAAAAACTGTCGGAATTACACGTCTGTTACGTGGTACAAG atATACAACAACCGCAGTGACAAATCCACCACAATGAAAATcaagaaaaagtcagaaaatGACATCAAGACTAACAAGCACCCTGATTCTGGGTCACCGgataaaaacttttctttgttcTTAAGGGAAGTGTCTCCTGCCGATTCTGGGACTTACAAGTGTTTAATAAGAGCCAGAGCTGGAGGAATGTACTGCGTGAATTGGGTTAGACTTAATATCACAg ATTGTGTTTCAACAGCTTCACCCATCGTCTTTGATTTCTCCACCAAGATTATTAATGAATCATGGGCAAACGTTAGCATCCCATGGCCTCATCTAAATGAGGATTCAGCTTTTTTTATCCTTTGGGGTTGTGTAGGACTGGCTGTGAGTAAACTTGTCCTCAGTGCCGTTTGCATATGG GTTTTCAGGGAGCTGAGTAAATTTAAAAGACAACAGATCTAA
- the mc3r gene encoding melanocortin receptor 3: MNDSYLQFLKGQKPANSTSLPANGSGVDSPAGALCEQVQIQAEVFLTLGIVSLLENILVIVAVVKNKNLHSPMYFFLCSLAAADMLVSVSNSLETIVIAILSSRLLVASDHFVRLMDNVFDSMICISLVASICNLLAIAIDRYVTIFYALRYHSIVTVRRALVAIAAIWLVCVVCGIVFIVYSESKTVIVCLITMFFAMLLLMATLYVHMFLLARLHVQRIAALPPAAAANPTPRQRSCMKGAVTISILLGVFVCCWAPFFLHLILLVSCPHHPLCLCYMSHFTTYLVLIMCNSVIDPLIYACRSLEMRKTFKEILCCFGCQPPV, encoded by the coding sequence ATGAACGACTCATATCTGCAGTTCCTTAAAGGACAGAAACCTGCAAACAGCACATCTTTGCCCGCTAATGGCAGCGGGGTCGATTCTCCAGCGGGGGCGCTGTGTGAGCAGGTTCAGATCCAGGCGGAGGTTTTTCTGACTTTGGGTATTGTGAGTCTTCTGGAGAACATCCTCGTCATCGTAGCCGTGGTTAAAAACAAGAACCTTCACTCTCCGATGTATTTTTTCCTGTGCAGCCTGGCTGCCGCAGACATGTTGGTGAGTGTTTCGAACTCTTTGGAGACCATTGTCATTGCCATACTAAGCAGTCGCCTTCTGGTGGCCAGTGACCATTTTGTGCGTTTGATGGACAATGTGTTTGATTCAATGATCTGTATTTCTCTGGTGGCATCAATCTGCAACCTCTTGGCCATTGCCATCGACCGCTACGTCACGATTTTCTACGCCTTACGCTACCACAGCATAGTGACCGTACGCAGAGCGCTGGTGGCCATCGCTGCCATCTGGTTGGTGTGTGTGGTTTGTGGGATTGTCTTCATAGTGTACTCAGAGAGCAAGACCGTGATTGTCTGTCTGATCACAATGTTCTTTGCCATGCTGTTGCTCATGGCCACTCTCTACGTACACATGTTTCTTCTCGCCAGACTTCACGTTCAGAGAATCGCAGCATTGCCCCCAGCGGCGGCCGCCAACCCGACCCCACGTCAACGCAGCTGTATGAAGGGAGCCGTGACCATCTCCATCCTCCTCGGCGTGTTTGTGTGCTGCTGGGCGCCGTTTTTCCTCCACCTCATTCTGCTGGTGTCCTGTCCGCACCACCCGCTCTGCCTCTGCTACATGTCTCACTTCACCACGTACCTGGTCCTCATTATGTGCAACTCTGTGATTGACCCCCTCATCTACGCCTGCCGCAGCCTGGAAATGAGGAAGACCTTTAAGGAGATACTCTGCTGTTTTGGCTGTCAGCCTCCAGTTTAG
- the LOC122350517 gene encoding uncharacterized protein LOC122350517 isoform X1, giving the protein MSATHFTSTIMIRWIVLALTLNIISGRDDFTTNVGANCRDDITLHCNFDKNCRNYTSVTWYKIYNNRSDKSTTMKIKKKSENDIKTNKHPDSGSPDKNFSLFLREVSPADSGTYKCLIRARAGGMYCVNWVRLNITDCVSTASPIVFDFSTKIINESWANVSIPWPHLNEDSAFFILWGCVGLAVSKLVLSAVCIWVSILNVANLSSEHFI; this is encoded by the exons ATGAGCGCCACGCATTTCACCAGTACCATAATGATTCGCTGGATTGTGTTGG CGTTGACCCTTAATATAATATCTGGCAGAGATGATTTCACGACAAACGTCGGCGCAAATTGCAGAGATGACATAACTTTGCATTGTAATTTCGATAAAAACTGTCGGAATTACACGTCTGTTACGTGGTACAAG atATACAACAACCGCAGTGACAAATCCACCACAATGAAAATcaagaaaaagtcagaaaatGACATCAAGACTAACAAGCACCCTGATTCTGGGTCACCGgataaaaacttttctttgttcTTAAGGGAAGTGTCTCCTGCCGATTCTGGGACTTACAAGTGTTTAATAAGAGCCAGAGCTGGAGGAATGTACTGCGTGAATTGGGTTAGACTTAATATCACAg ATTGTGTTTCAACAGCTTCACCCATCGTCTTTGATTTCTCCACCAAGATTATTAATGAATCATGGGCAAACGTTAGCATCCCATGGCCTCATCTAAATGAGGATTCAGCTTTTTTTATCCTTTGGGGTTGTGTAGGACTGGCTGTGAGTAAACTTGTCCTCAGTGCCGTTTGCATATGGgtaagtattttaaatgtagctaatttGTCTTCTGagcattttatttga